From a single Salvelinus namaycush isolate Seneca chromosome 14, SaNama_1.0, whole genome shotgun sequence genomic region:
- the LOC120058971 gene encoding BLOC-1-related complex subunit 6-like yields the protein MSLFPVIGTGVPEAANGVDTPASPGLCNVNGPYTNAPNTPAQLLKFGGRVPCPGQGSLDETENCVDGESACDGQENPIDTSHNSTSHSDTQQHTDTFPAHPSLPTATCTADTEPDPHEPPKDMSLTGPSQTGMPLNETLSGDWQHTDTSSKDTAPEGDTHSADKKQSETKHTEPSSCCAAETEEEKEVEEECEKDGKEQHAGNTQAEVSAEFTEEPSAAAPSPSSAPAEGGESSGSSPCPPHVMAQVRVRNVPERERIVRGMQDSKSLDEISQACIGGARGGGRGGQPEGRRATISSALELEGTVSHDGDLTHFICRNLEQKIKMSSKPSLDCDCDSDCSGSISSRGRGSSSRRPADIPPIDPAVLADLQRHTEEVAHSVELMMRSLNGTIQNMTALSVGYIQTYRDSVDSLGESVDMSIKGMYTLMARCEELDRSMQPIHTLAAQIRDIKRTLDALEAICK from the exons ATGAGCCTCTTCCCTGTGATTGGCACAGGTGTGCCGGAAGCAGCCAATGGGGTGGATACACCAGCCTCCCCTGGATTGTGTAATGTGAATGGCCCGTACACAAACGCCCCTAATACCCCTGCACAGCTCCTGAAGTTTGGGGGTAGGGTGCCCTGTCCTGGGCAGGGATCCCTTGATGAGACTGAGAACTGTGTGGATGGGGAGAGCGCATGCGATGGACAAGAAAACCCCATAGACACTTCTCACAACTCCACGTCCCATTcagacacacagcaacacaccgACACGTTCCCagcccacccctccctccccactgcCACATGCACAGCAGACACAGAGCCAGACCCACACGAGCCCCCCAAAGACATGTCCCTCACTGGACCCTCCCAAACAGGTATGCCCCTAAACGAGACTCTGTCTGGAGACTGGCAGCACACAGACACTTCATCCAAAGACACAGCCCCAGAGGGGGACACTCACAGCGCAGACAAAAAGCAGTCCGAGACAAAGCACACAGAGCCTTCTAGCTGCTGTGCTGCAGAAacagaggaggaaaaggaggtggaagaggagtgTGAAAAGGATGGCAAGGAGCAGCATGCAGGAAACACACAGGCTGAAGTCTCAGCTGAG TTTACAGAGGAGCCCTCGGCAGCAGCTCCCAGCCCCAGCTCTGCCCCAGCCGAGGGGGGGGAGTCGTCAGGCAGCAGCCCTTGTCCGCCCCACGTCATGGCCCAGGTGCGCGTGCGGAACGTCCCAGAGCGGGAGCGCATCGTCCGGGGCATGCAGGACAGCAAGAGCCTGGACGAGATCAGCCAGGCATGCATCGGAGGGGCCCGGGGTGGGGGTCGGGGGGGCCAGCCAGAGGGCCGCAGGGCCACCATCTCCTCTGCCCTGGAGCTGGAGGGAACAGTCAGCCACGATGGGGACCTGACACACTTCATCTGCCGCAACCTGGAGCAGAAGATCAAGATGAGCTCCAAGCCCAGCCTGGACTGTGACTGCGACT CGGACTGCTCGGGTTCCATCAGCAGCAGAGGCCGTGGGTCGTCGTCGCGGCGGCCGGCTGACATCCCTCCCATCGACCCTGCTGTCTTGGCGGACctgcagagacacacagaggaaGTCGCCCACAGCGTGGAGCTAATGATGCGCAGCCTCAACGGAACCATCCAGAAC ATGACAGCGCTGAGTGTGGGCTACATCCAGACGTATAGAGACTCTGTGGACAGCCTGGGGGAGTCTGTGGACATGAGCATAAAG GGAATGTACACACTGATGGCGCGCTGTGAGGAGCTGGACCGCTCCATGCAGCCCATCCACACTCTGGCCGCCCAGATCCGGGACATCAAACGCACCCTGGATGCCCTGGAGGCCATCTGCAAGTAG